The Streptomyces sp. HUAS MG91 sequence GATCATCGCGCGCTTGACGTGGTCGGGGCAGGGCGCGGCGCCGTGGATCGCGTGCCGCATGCTGCTCACGTCGTAGCGGTCCTTCGTCTCCTGCGGCAGGGCGAGCAGCCGGTGGAACTGTGTCGGCACCATGTGCGTGTGCGTGCACCGGTGGGTGTCGATGACGCGGAGCATCTCCTCGGGCGTCCACTTGTCCATGAGGACCAGCGGGTGGCCGATGTGCAGGGCGGCTCCCGCGAACTGGAGGACGGCCGTGTGGTAGAGCGGCGAGCACACCAGGTGGACGTTGTCGTCGAACGGCTTGATGCCGAAGATGCCGAGGAAGCCGCCGAGGTAGGTCTCCTCGGGGAGCTTGCCGGGCAGCGGGCGGCGGATGCCGCGCGGGCGGCCGGTCGTGCCGGAGGTGTAGTTCATGACCCAGCCGAGGGTGCGGTCGGCCGGGGGCGCGTCGTCCTGGCCGTCGAGGAGTTCGGCGTACGGGCGGAAGGTGTCGATGGTCCCGACGGCGTAGCGGTGGGTGGCGGGGAGGCCGGCCTCGTCGGCGGCGGCGCCGGCCTGCTCGGCGAAGCGTTCGTGGGCGATCAGGACCTTGGCGCCGGAGTCGGCGACGATCCAGGCGATCTCCGGTCCTACGAGGTGGTGGTTGACCGGGACGAGGTAGAAGCCGGCCTGGGAGGCGGCCAGGTGGGCGGTGAAGAACTCGACGCCGTTGGGGAGGACGACGGCGAAGGCGTCTCCTCGTCGCAGGCCCGCCTGGCGCAGGCCCGCGACCATCTGGTTGGCCGCCGCGTGGAGGCGGGCCGCTGTCCATTGTTCGCCGTCCGGGGCGATGAGCGCGATCCGGTCCGGCGCCGCCGTGGCCTGGGCCCAGAAGCCGTTCGGGGGGGTTTGGTCGGGCATGGGGTGCGTTTCCCTTCTGGGGTGGCGAGGGGGGCGTGGTGAGGTGCGGCTCTCGTCGTGGCTGGTCGCGCAGTTCCCCGCGCCCCTGAAGGGCACACTCCGTGCGCCCCCAGGGGAGGCTGCGCGCAGCGCATGCCTCAGGGGCGCGGGGAACTGCGCGAGAAGCCCCGCCGGCCCGCACCCGGAGACGGGTTACCGCCCCGCGATCCGGTTGATCCTGTCGATGGCCTTCTCGAAGTCGCGGGTCAGTTCGTCGAAGACGGCCTGGACGCTGCGCTCCTCGTTCATCCGGCCCACGATCTGCCCGACGGGCGTCCCCAGCAACGGCTCCACCTCGTACTTCTGGATCCGGGACACCGCCTCGGCGACGAGCAGCCCCTGCAATGGCATCGGCAGGGTGCCGGGCCCGGCCGGGTCGTCCCAGGCGTCGGTCCACTCGGTCCGCAACTGACGCGCGGGCTTGCCGGTGAGGGCGCGCGAGCGCACGGTGTCCCCGGACCCGGCGGCGAGCAGCTTGCGGGTGACGGCCGGGGAGTGCATGTCGGCCTCGGTGGTGGTGAGCCACACCGAGCCGAGCCAGACCCCCTGCGCGCCGAGCGCCAGCGCGGCGGCGACCTGCTGCCCGCTGCCGATGCCACCGGCGGCGAGGACGGGCAGCGGGTCCACGGCCTCGACGGCCTCGGGCGTGAGCACCATGGAGGCGATCTCGCCGGTGTGCCCGCCGGCCTCGTAGCCCTGGGCGACGACGATGTCGATGCCCGCCTCCGCGTGCTTGCGGGCGTGCCGGGCACTGCCCGCGAGCGCGGCGACCAGCACGTCGTGCTCGTGGGCGCGGGCGATGACGTCGGCCGGGGGTGAGCCGAGCGCGTTGGCGAGGAGCTTGATCGGGTAGTCGAAGGCGACGTCGAGCTGGTTGCGGGCGACCTGTTCCATCCAGCCGGTGATCCGCCAGCCGGAGGCCTCCCCCTGCGCGAGTTCGGGCACGCCGTACTTGGCGAGGGTGTCCGTCACGAACTGCCGGTGACTCTCCGGGATCATGGCCTCGACATCGGCCTCCGTCACGCCCTCGACCTTCTTGGCGGGCATGACGACATCGAGGCCGTACGGTCTGCCGCCGGCGTGTTCGTGCAGCCAGTCGAGGTCGCGCTGGAGTTCGTCGGGTGCCGTGTAGCGGACCGCGCCGAGGACGCCGAGACCTCCGGCCCTGCTGATGGCCGCGGCCACCGCGGGAAACGGTGTGAAGCCGAAGACGGCGTGCTCGATCCCCAGTTTCTTGCTCAGCTCCGTCTGCATGCGCGCAGGATGCCGCAGCCAACCGGACGACGGAAGAGGTTTTCTGATGCAGCGTCAGATTCTTTACAGGGTGGGCACGGGCCCCGGTGGTTGACACGGGGCAGTCCTGACATGAATCTTTCATCCGTCGTGGTGGATCCCGAAAGATACTTTCAGGAGGCTGTTGATGAGCTCAGGGGACCAGGACAGATCACGGGCCGGACTCACCCGGCGCGGACTCGGCGCCGCGGCCCTCGCGCTGGGCGGGGCGCTCGCCCTCGCGCCGTTCCCCGCGGGGCCCGCCGCGGCCGCGGAACGCAAGCGGCGCCCGACCCTGCGCCACGGCTCCCCCGAACGCGCGGGACTGCTCGCCGGCCATCTGCGTCAACTGGTCGCGGACGCCGAGAAGTTCCTCGACCCCTCGCCCAAGCACCCGTGGTACGCGGGCGCGGTGCTGCTCGCGGGGCGCGGCGGCACGGTGGCGCTGCACCAGCCGATCGGCAAGGCGGTGCGGTACGCGCACTACGACGAGGCGACCGACACCGGAGTGGAGTTCCCCGCCGCCGAGCAGATCGACATGGCCGAGGACACCGTCTTCGACCTGGCGTCGGTCTCCAAGCTCTTCACCTCGATCCTCGCCGTGCAGGAGATCGAGCGCGGCGGGCTGGAGCTGGAGGCGAAGGTCGCCTCCTACTTGCCGGACTTCGCGGGCGCGGGCAAGCAAGACGTGACGATCCGTCAACTGCTGACGCACACCTCGGGTTTCCGCTCCTGGATCCCGCTGTACAAGGAGCCGACCCGGGAGGGGCAGCTCCGGCTGATCTGGAACGAGGCGCCGCTCAACCCACCGGGCACCGCCTACCTCTACTCCGACCTGAACCTGATCTCGCTCCAGCTCGTCCTGGAGAAGCTCACCGGCACGACGCTCGACGTGCTGCTGCGCGAACGCGTCACCGGCCCGCTGGGCATGACCCGTACCCGCTACAACCCGCCGGCGGAGTGGAAGCCGAAGGTCGCGGCGACCGAGGACGCACGCGCGCCCTGGTCGGGTCTGGACCGCGGTCTGGTGTGGGGCGAGGTGCACGACGAGAACGCCTACGGGCTCGGCGGCGTCGCGGGCCACGCCGGTGTCTTCTCCACCGCCTGGGATCTGGCGGTCCTCGGCCGCACCCTGCTCAACGGCGGTGTGTACGGCGGCGCGCGCATCCTCTCCGCGAAGTCCGTGGAGCTGATGTTCACCGACTTCAACCAGGCGTTCCCCGGCGACGAGCACGGCCTCGGCTTCGAGCTCTACCAGCACTGGTACATGGGCGCGATGGCCACTCCGCGCACCGCGGGCCACACCGGCTTCACCGGGACGTCGATCGTCCTGGACCCGACGACCGACTCGTTCCTCATCATGCTCGGCAACTCCGTGCATCCCGTGCGCAACTGGCGGTCCGGCTCCGCTCCCCGGGTCGCCGCGGGCACGAACATGGCGCGGGCGGTCGCGGTCCGTCCCGCGCACGGCCGCACGGCCTGGTTCGCCGGTACGGCGAGCGCCACGACAGCGACGCTGACCCTGCCGGACCTGCGCCTGACCTCGCCGGACGCCCGACTGACCTGCTCCCTGTGGTGGGACACCGAACCGCACTCCGACTTCGTGTTCCTGGAGGTGTCGACGGACGGCGGCGCGGCCTGGAAGGCCCTCCCCTTCACGACGGACCGCACCGGCGCCCACCCCGCGGGCTCCGCGGACGGCTACGCGAACCGCGCCTGGCACCGCCTGGAGGCGGACCTCGGCGGCTTCGACCCCGCGTCCGTGCGCGTGCGGTGGCGGTACACGACGGATCAGCTGTACGTCGGCCGCGGGGTGTACGTGGACGGCATCCGGGTCACCGACGGCCGCCGCGTCGCCTTCGACGAGGCCCGGCCGGCGGACACGGCACAGATCGAGGCGCTGGGCTGGTCGCCCTCCCGGGACTGACCCGGCACCCGGTTCGCGGGCGGGGTCAGCGGCCGAGCACCGCCATGGCCGCGTTGTGCCCGGGAACGCCGCTGACCCCGCCGCCGCGGACCGCGCCCGCGCCGCACAGCAGGACGTTGGCGTGCGCGGTCTCGACGCCCCAGCGGCCCGTGCCCTCCTGGGCGTACGGGAAGGAGAGCTCCCGGTGGAAGATGTTGCCGCCGGGCAGCCGCAGCTCCCGTTCGAGGTCGAGCGGGGTCTTCGCCTCGATGCAGGGGCGGCCCTCGGCGTCCTCGGCCAGACAGTCCTCCAGCGGTTCGGCGAGGTGGTGGTCGAGCTGGGCGAGGGTGGCCTTGAGCAGGGCGGCGCGGGCGGTGTCGTTGTCCTCGGTGAACAGCCGGGCCGGAGTGTGCAGCCCAAAGAGGGTGAGCGTCTGGTAGCCCCGCGCGGCGAGGTCCGGACCGAGGATCGTGGGGTCGGTGAGGCTGTGGCAGTAGATCTCCGAGGGCGGCGCGCTCGGCAGCGAGCCGGCCGCCGCCTCGGCGTGGGCCGTCGCCAACTGGCCGTATCCCTCGGCGACATGGAAGGTTCCGGCGAACGCCTCGCGCGGGTCGACGGAGGTGTCCTTGAGCCGGGGCAGCCGCTCCAGCAGCATGAGGAAGCAGCGGTTCTGGGCCAGGCCCGGGTCGTGGGCGTCGGCGAACGTGCCGATGAGCGCGTCCGTGAGGACGACACCGCGCACCAGGTCGTCGCTGAAGTGCTCCTCGATGCCGACGCCGATGGGCTCGTCGAAGAGCAGCCGCCAGGCGGCGGCGTCCGCGACGCGGGTCCGCAACTCCTTGCGGGTGGGCAGCGGCTCGGTGAGCGTGGGGAAGATCCGTTCGGCGGCGTGCCGGGTCGTCGCGTAGAAACGGTTCCAGGCCTCGTACGCGCGGTCCGTGCCGGTGAGACGGGCGAACGAGGCGCGCGTGCGGTCGGCGCCGCCGCCGACCAGGAGGCCGGTGGCGCGGCCGTCGCGGACGGTGGGGGTGTACGAGGAGACCGTACGGGGGCGGACGGCGAAGTCGAGGTCCAGGTCCCGCACGATCTTCTTCGGCAGGAGGCTGACCAGGTAGGAGTAGCGGGACAGGCGGGCGTCCACGCCGGTGAAGGGGCGTGTGGAGACGGCGGCGCCACCGGTGGCGCCGAGCCGTTCGAGGACGGTGACGGTGCGGCCTGCGCGGGCGAGGTAGGCGGCGGCGACCAGGGCGTTGTGGCCGCCGCCGACGATGACTGCGTCGGTCCGGGTGAGCATGGCTCTTGGTAGCACGCCGGTGTCCGGGACGGCCAGGGTGCGCGCTCCGGCCCGGGCCGTCCGGAAGACGGCACGGTCTAGCCACGCCGCCGCTGGGCCGCCACCCTTCCGTACAGCTCCGTCGCCTCCGCGCCGCGGCCCAGTTGCTCCAGGCAGTGGGCCTCGTCGTTGCGGCTGGCCAGGGTGTCGGGGTGGGTCTCGCCCAGGACCCGTTCCCGGGCGTCCGCCACCCCGCGGTACTCGATGAGCGCGTCCCGCCAGCGGCCGAGCCAGCCCAGACCGACCGCGACCTCGCGGCGGCTGACGAGGGTGTCGACGTGGTCGGGGCCGAGCACCCGCTCACGGATCGCGCGGACGTCCCGGGCCTCGGCCAGGGCCTCCTCCCAGCGGGCCAGCCGGCCGAGATTGACACCGAGACCGTGCCGGGCGCGCAGCGTCTCGGGGTTGTCGGGGCCGCTGACGCGGGTGCGGTCGTCGATCAGGTCGCGGTAGAGAACGAGGGCTTCGGCGCTGCGGCCGAGGCGGCCGAGGCCGATGCCGACCTCGTAGCGGGCGGCGAGTGTGTCGGGATGGGCGGGCCCGAGCGTCTCCGCGCGGGCCGCGGCGACCTCGCGATAGGTCTGCAGGGCGTCGCTCCAGCGGCCCAACTGCCCCAGGGTGTAGCCGACTTCGCAGCGCGTGACGAGGGTGTCGGGATGGTCGGGGCCGAGGACACGGGCACGGGCCTGCGCCACCTGGCTCGCCATCCGGTACGACTCCTCGAGACGGCCCAACCGGCTGAGGTTGAAGGCGAGGTTGTGCCGGCAGCGCAGGGTGTCGGGGTGATCGGGGCCCATCGCGCGCTCCCGGGCCGCGAGGACCTCGGTGTACGCCTGGTGCGCCTCGGGATGCCGTCCCAACTTGCCGAGCACGTACGCCACTTCCTGCCGGGCGCCCAGCGTGTCCGGGTGTTCGGCGCCGAGCACCCGGGCCCGGCCCTCCACCACGCGCCGGTACTCGCGCAGCGCGTCCGTGGCCCGGCCGGTGCGACTGAGGCTGAAGGCGGCCTCGTAGCGGCTGGCGAGGGTGTCGGGGTGGTCGGGGCCGAGCGCGCCCTCGCGTGCGGCGGCGACGGCCCGGTGCACCTCGCCGGCCTCGGCCCAGCGGCCGGCCCGGCCGAGGCTGAGCCCCGCGTGGTGCCGGGAGAGGAGCGACGCCAGCAACTCGGGTGCCGGCGCCGGGCGTTCGGCCGGGTCCGGGCCGGTCGTCGCGGGCCCGGCGGGGCGCGGAATCCATTCGCCGGAGAGGCCGGCCGCGCTGTCCGGCGGGGTGACGCGCAGTCCCGAGCCGCCGGTGGCCTTGTGGCCGGTGGTCATGCCGCGGGTCCAGGACGGCAGCCGCGGCTCCTGCGGGTTCCGCGGTTCGTGCCGGGGTTGTGGCGAGCGCACCACCTGTGTCGCGGGGTACGGCACGATCTGCGCGGCCCGCACGGTGGGGACGTATCCAGTCCGTCCCGCCGCGATGCGCCGGCCCACCTCGCGTGCGTCGCGCGGCCGTTCGTCGGGTTCCTTGGCGAGCAGGTCGAGGATGATCCGGTCGACGTACGCGGGCAGGTCGGGGCGGTGGCTGCGCGGCGGCTCGGGCTCGGTGTCGCGGTGGCCGACGAGCACGGCCCAGGCGTCGTCGAGGTCGAAGGGGGGCGCGCCGGTGGCGATCTCGTACAGGACGCAGCCCAGGGAGTACAGGTCGCTGCGCTCGTCGACCTGTGTGCCGCCGATCTGCTCGGGCGACATGTAGTGCGGGGTGCCCATGGCGATGCCGGTGCCGGTGAGCCGGGCGGTGAAGCCGATGTCGTGGCCGAGCCGGGCGATGCCGAAGTCGCAGATCTTGGCGGTGCCGTCGGTGAGCCGGACGATGTTCGCCGGTTTCAGGTCGCGGTGGACGATGTCCTGTTCATGGGTGTAGGCGAGCGCGGCGGCGATCTGCTCGGCGACGTCGACGACATCGTCCACGGCGAGCGGATGGTGCCGGTTCTCCTCCAGGAGCTGGCTGAGGTTCTTGCCCTCCAGGAGCTCCATCACGAGATAGAGGATGCCCTCGTACTCGCCGAAGTCGTGCACGACGGTGATGCCCCGGTGCTGGAGTCCGGCGGCCACCCTGGCCTCTCTGCGGAAGCGCTCCCGCAGGACCCGCATGAAGGACGGGTCGCGCTGCTGTCCGAGCGGCTTGAGGCACTTCACGGCGACGTGCCTGCCCAGCGACTCGTCCCGCGCCCGCCACACCTCGCCCATGCCGCCCCGGCCGATCCGGTCCAGCAGGCGGTAGCGCCCGTGGATCAGCCTGACGTCGCGGGTCTCCCCCATCTCCGGCATCGTCCGCCATCGCCCCCGTAGCCTCGCTCCCGCGCCCTCCCCAGGGCAGGGTCTCAGTCCAGTATGGCTACCCATCTGTCGACTTTGTACGGGGCCGGGCGTGCCTCGGGGCCGAGTCTGGCCATGGCCCGCAGGATGTGTTTGGGCGGCAGTTGCCAGCGCACACGGTCGGGAATCCGGCGCAGGACGGTGCCGGTGGCGCGCAGGCGACGGGTGACGACGGCCGGTGCGGGGGCGGGTCGGCCGTACAGCGTGTGGGCGTACGGCGGCAGGGAGGCGTAGGCGAGGTTCGCCACGCGCCGCCAGAGCACGTCGCGCGCGGGTTTCAACAGCGTGGGCGTGGGCGGGCGTTGCAGGAAGTCGTCGACGGTACGGGCCTCGGCGCCCGCGGCCAGGGCGGGGCGCACCGTCTCGAAGTAGGCCCTCAGCCGCGCCCGGTCGGCGGGGACGGCGTCGGGATCGAGGCCGACGAGGCGGGCGCTGGTGCGGTGTTCGGCGATGTAGCGGTCCGCCTGCGGGTCGGTGAGGCGGAAGCCGGAGCGGCGCGCGACGTGCAGATAGGAGTCGATCTCCGCGCAGTGCACCCACAGCAGCAGTTCGGGTTCGTCGACGCCGTACCGCTCCCCCGTGCCGGGGTCGGTGGCGGTGAGCCGGCGGTGGATGCCGCGCACGCGCGCCCCGGCCTTCTCCGCCGCCTCGGTGGTGCCGTACGTCGTGGTGCCGACGAAGCCCGCCGTGCGCATCAGGCGGCCCCAGGCGTCGCGCCGGAAGTCCGAATTCTGCATCACGCCGCGCACGGCGCGGGGGTGCAGCGCCTGGAGGTACAGGGCGCGGATGCCGGCGATCCACATCATGGGATCGGAGTGGACCTGCCAGGTCACCGAGTCGGGTCCGAAGAGTCCGGGGTCCGCGTCGTCACGCATGGGCGCAGGGTACCCGCGGGCGCGCGGCGACGCGCACCACCGGACCATCAGCTCGCGGTTCCGGGGGCCGGTTCGCCCGGGAGCGGCACGGGCGGCACCAGCATGTCGAGGGCGGCCTGGCAGGCGGCCACGATGCGGGCGTTCTCCGCGGCGTCCTTGACGGCGATCCGCACGGTGCGGCCCTCGTAGAGCGCGGACAGCGGGGACAGGTCGCGCAGATGGACGTCGTGCCGGCGGCATGCGTGGACGAACTGCGCGGCGCTCGGTCCGCCGGCCGGCAGGGTCAGGTTGACGAAGTTCGCGACGCCCTCCTCGACGAGCACGCCCTCGTCCAGTTCGGCGAGTTCCAGGGCGAGCCGGTGGCGCAGCGCCCGGGTCTGGAGCCGGCGTTCGCGGTAGTAGGCGGGTTCGCCCAGCGCCGCGACCGCGGCCCGTTGCGCGGGCAGGCTCACCGGCCAGGGCGGCGACCACCGGCGCAGGCGGGCCGCGGTGTCCGGAGCGGCCACCAGGTAGGCGGCCCGCAGGCCCGACAGGGCGTACATCGTGGACAGGGAGGTGCAGACGACGACGCGGGGGTCGGTCGCGGCGAGGGAGACGAGCGAGGCGTCGGCGTCGTCGGGCTCCACGTAGCCCAGGTAGGCCTCGTCGATCCACCAGCGGGTGCCGTCGGGCGCGGCGTCGATCGCGGCGCGCAGTTCGGCGGCGGACGCGTGGCGTCCGGTCGGGTTGTTCGGGTTGACGACGACCACGAGGTCGTGGTGTCCGGTGGCGACGGTCTCGGCGAGCCGCCGCGGGTCGATGCGCCAGTCGTCGGCGCGGCGCAGCCGCAGCCGGTCCACGCGGCAGCCGATGACCCGCTCGGTGACATGGGCGTACTCGCCGTGGCCGGGGTCGATGAGGAGCACCAGGCTGTCGGGGGTGAGCAGTTGTCCGAACGCCCGGTGGATCAGGTC is a genomic window containing:
- a CDS encoding histidinol-phosphate transaminase; protein product: MGRQLHLRTAVPGDADWIHDLRHRAYAREPGQYAARPDGRQGDAPDADNVCLVVTRGAVRVGFVSVTPPWLGRFGLDRYLERDELPLLREADTFEVRILTVEPGERASAVAPLLMYAALRWIASRGGRHVVTMGPTGVLGLHLTAGLRPAGRTVHCGKTTFEVLTGAVDALTRHALDRHPAALERLRSTAHWRLDVPFAPGPDGCEHDGASSTAVGTDFRSPHRRRRIVAADVLDAWFPPAPEVSAALTDDPSWPARTSPPAGAEGLVAEIAAVRKLPEDSICVGAGSSDLIHRAFGQLLTPDSLVLLIDPGHGEYAHVTERVIGCRVDRLRLRRADDWRIDPRRLAETVATGHHDLVVVVNPNNPTGRHASAAELRAAIDAAPDGTRWWIDEAYLGYVEPDDADASLVSLAATDPRVVVCTSLSTMYALSGLRAAYLVAAPDTAARLRRWSPPWPVSLPAQRAAVAALGEPAYYRERRLQTRALRHRLALELAELDEGVLVEEGVANFVNLTLPAGGPSAAQFVHACRRHDVHLRDLSPLSALYEGRTVRIAVKDAAENARIVAACQAALDMLVPPVPLPGEPAPGTAS
- a CDS encoding NAD(P)-binding protein, with the protein product MLTRTDAVIVGGGHNALVAAAYLARAGRTVTVLERLGATGGAAVSTRPFTGVDARLSRYSYLVSLLPKKIVRDLDLDFAVRPRTVSSYTPTVRDGRATGLLVGGGADRTRASFARLTGTDRAYEAWNRFYATTRHAAERIFPTLTEPLPTRKELRTRVADAAAWRLLFDEPIGVGIEEHFSDDLVRGVVLTDALIGTFADAHDPGLAQNRCFLMLLERLPRLKDTSVDPREAFAGTFHVAEGYGQLATAHAEAAAGSLPSAPPSEIYCHSLTDPTILGPDLAARGYQTLTLFGLHTPARLFTEDNDTARAALLKATLAQLDHHLAEPLEDCLAEDAEGRPCIEAKTPLDLERELRLPGGNIFHRELSFPYAQEGTGRWGVETAHANVLLCGAGAVRGGGVSGVPGHNAAMAVLGR
- a CDS encoding nitronate monooxygenase family protein, whose amino-acid sequence is MQTELSKKLGIEHAVFGFTPFPAVAAAISRAGGLGVLGAVRYTAPDELQRDLDWLHEHAGGRPYGLDVVMPAKKVEGVTEADVEAMIPESHRQFVTDTLAKYGVPELAQGEASGWRITGWMEQVARNQLDVAFDYPIKLLANALGSPPADVIARAHEHDVLVAALAGSARHARKHAEAGIDIVVAQGYEAGGHTGEIASMVLTPEAVEAVDPLPVLAAGGIGSGQQVAAALALGAQGVWLGSVWLTTTEADMHSPAVTRKLLAAGSGDTVRSRALTGKPARQLRTEWTDAWDDPAGPGTLPMPLQGLLVAEAVSRIQKYEVEPLLGTPVGQIVGRMNEERSVQAVFDELTRDFEKAIDRINRIAGR
- a CDS encoding serine hydrolase, producing MSSGDQDRSRAGLTRRGLGAAALALGGALALAPFPAGPAAAAERKRRPTLRHGSPERAGLLAGHLRQLVADAEKFLDPSPKHPWYAGAVLLAGRGGTVALHQPIGKAVRYAHYDEATDTGVEFPAAEQIDMAEDTVFDLASVSKLFTSILAVQEIERGGLELEAKVASYLPDFAGAGKQDVTIRQLLTHTSGFRSWIPLYKEPTREGQLRLIWNEAPLNPPGTAYLYSDLNLISLQLVLEKLTGTTLDVLLRERVTGPLGMTRTRYNPPAEWKPKVAATEDARAPWSGLDRGLVWGEVHDENAYGLGGVAGHAGVFSTAWDLAVLGRTLLNGGVYGGARILSAKSVELMFTDFNQAFPGDEHGLGFELYQHWYMGAMATPRTAGHTGFTGTSIVLDPTTDSFLIMLGNSVHPVRNWRSGSAPRVAAGTNMARAVAVRPAHGRTAWFAGTASATTATLTLPDLRLTSPDARLTCSLWWDTEPHSDFVFLEVSTDGGAAWKALPFTTDRTGAHPAGSADGYANRAWHRLEADLGGFDPASVRVRWRYTTDQLYVGRGVYVDGIRVTDGRRVAFDEARPADTAQIEALGWSPSRD
- a CDS encoding tetratricopeptide repeat protein — its product is MGETRDVRLIHGRYRLLDRIGRGGMGEVWRARDESLGRHVAVKCLKPLGQQRDPSFMRVLRERFRREARVAAGLQHRGITVVHDFGEYEGILYLVMELLEGKNLSQLLEENRHHPLAVDDVVDVAEQIAAALAYTHEQDIVHRDLKPANIVRLTDGTAKICDFGIARLGHDIGFTARLTGTGIAMGTPHYMSPEQIGGTQVDERSDLYSLGCVLYEIATGAPPFDLDDAWAVLVGHRDTEPEPPRSHRPDLPAYVDRIILDLLAKEPDERPRDAREVGRRIAAGRTGYVPTVRAAQIVPYPATQVVRSPQPRHEPRNPQEPRLPSWTRGMTTGHKATGGSGLRVTPPDSAAGLSGEWIPRPAGPATTGPDPAERPAPAPELLASLLSRHHAGLSLGRAGRWAEAGEVHRAVAAAREGALGPDHPDTLASRYEAAFSLSRTGRATDALREYRRVVEGRARVLGAEHPDTLGARQEVAYVLGKLGRHPEAHQAYTEVLAARERAMGPDHPDTLRCRHNLAFNLSRLGRLEESYRMASQVAQARARVLGPDHPDTLVTRCEVGYTLGQLGRWSDALQTYREVAAARAETLGPAHPDTLAARYEVGIGLGRLGRSAEALVLYRDLIDDRTRVSGPDNPETLRARHGLGVNLGRLARWEEALAEARDVRAIRERVLGPDHVDTLVSRREVAVGLGWLGRWRDALIEYRGVADARERVLGETHPDTLASRNDEAHCLEQLGRGAEATELYGRVAAQRRRG
- a CDS encoding oxygenase MpaB family protein; translated protein: MRDDADPGLFGPDSVTWQVHSDPMMWIAGIRALYLQALHPRAVRGVMQNSDFRRDAWGRLMRTAGFVGTTTYGTTEAAEKAGARVRGIHRRLTATDPGTGERYGVDEPELLLWVHCAEIDSYLHVARRSGFRLTDPQADRYIAEHRTSARLVGLDPDAVPADRARLRAYFETVRPALAAGAEARTVDDFLQRPPTPTLLKPARDVLWRRVANLAYASLPPYAHTLYGRPAPAPAVVTRRLRATGTVLRRIPDRVRWQLPPKHILRAMARLGPEARPAPYKVDRWVAILD
- a CDS encoding acyl-CoA synthetase yields the protein MPDQTPPNGFWAQATAAPDRIALIAPDGEQWTAARLHAAANQMVAGLRQAGLRRGDAFAVVLPNGVEFFTAHLAASQAGFYLVPVNHHLVGPEIAWIVADSGAKVLIAHERFAEQAGAAADEAGLPATHRYAVGTIDTFRPYAELLDGQDDAPPADRTLGWVMNYTSGTTGRPRGIRRPLPGKLPEETYLGGFLGIFGIKPFDDNVHLVCSPLYHTAVLQFAGAALHIGHPLVLMDKWTPEEMLRVIDTHRCTHTHMVPTQFHRLLALPQETKDRYDVSSMRHAIHGAAPCPDHVKRAMIDWWGTCVEEYYAASEGGGAFATAEDWLKKPGTVGKAWPISELAVFDDDGNRLPAGELGTVYLKMNTGGFSYHKDEDKTKKNRIGDFFTVGDLGVIDEDGYLFLRDRKIDMIISGGVNIYPAEIESALLTHPAVADAAAFGIPHDDWGEEVKAVVEVAEGRTAGDALAAEILAHCETRLAGYKRPKSVDFIETMPRDPNGKLYKRRLRDPYWEGRTRAV